One stretch of Dokdonia sp. Hel_I_53 DNA includes these proteins:
- a CDS encoding 2TM domain-containing protein has protein sequence METSREKYQRAQKRVDEIKEFYNHLGMYIIFVCIFIGLNIYTSNFFWAIFPILGWGIGILSHASKVYRWNPLFSKDWERRKIDQFMNNEEL, from the coding sequence ATGGAAACATCAAGAGAAAAATACCAGAGAGCTCAAAAAAGAGTAGATGAGATCAAAGAGTTTTATAATCACTTAGGGATGTATATTATTTTCGTATGTATATTTATAGGGCTCAATATCTATACAAGTAATTTCTTTTGGGCTATTTTTCCTATCCTAGGATGGGGAATAGGTATTTTAAGTCACGCATCAAAAGTATATCGATGGAATCCGCTTTTCTCGAAAGACTGGGAAAGACGTAAAATAGATCAATTCATGAATAATGAAGAGCTTTAA
- a CDS encoding quinone-dependent dihydroorotate dehydrogenase — MYKQLIRPLLFSFDPEKVHYFTFSWIKRLHRLGLSGLLNKLGNIEDSRLEREVFGLKFRNPVGLAAGFDKDAKLYDELGDLGFGFVEIGTLTPKAQEGNPKKRLFRLKEDQGLINRMGFNNEGVYTATHRLTKVSQRVSKKNRLIIGGNIGKNTATSPEDYTADYLECFMALHPYVDYFVLNVSCPNVSSHAKLNDKDYLIELINAVQEANKGFEEQRPILLKIAPDLNTIQLDEIIDLVKGTELDGVIASNTSMNREDLKVSNNRLEEIGNGGLSGKPITDRSTQVIKYLFDKSNGSFPIIGVGGIHSAQDALDKLDAGASLVQLYTGFVYEGPSLIKKINKSILNKNL; from the coding sequence ATGTACAAACAACTCATCCGTCCACTATTATTTTCTTTTGATCCAGAGAAAGTTCACTACTTTACCTTTAGTTGGATCAAGCGACTGCATAGACTAGGGTTGTCTGGGTTATTAAATAAACTAGGAAACATAGAAGACAGCAGACTTGAGCGTGAAGTATTTGGTCTAAAATTTCGCAACCCCGTGGGGCTTGCAGCTGGATTTGATAAAGATGCAAAGTTATATGATGAATTAGGAGATCTAGGTTTTGGTTTTGTAGAGATAGGGACCCTTACTCCAAAAGCACAAGAGGGAAATCCCAAAAAAAGACTTTTTAGACTTAAAGAAGATCAAGGCTTGATCAATAGGATGGGATTTAATAATGAAGGCGTGTATACAGCAACGCATAGACTTACAAAAGTCTCTCAACGTGTATCTAAGAAAAATAGACTCATTATAGGTGGAAACATAGGTAAGAATACCGCCACATCACCAGAAGATTACACAGCAGATTATCTTGAGTGTTTCATGGCGTTGCATCCCTATGTAGATTATTTTGTGTTGAATGTGAGTTGCCCCAATGTCTCAAGTCACGCAAAATTAAACGACAAAGATTATTTAATTGAATTGATCAATGCTGTTCAAGAGGCAAATAAAGGTTTTGAAGAACAACGGCCTATTCTATTAAAAATAGCACCAGATCTTAATACTATTCAACTGGACGAAATTATTGATTTAGTAAAAGGTACTGAACTTGACGGTGTGATAGCTAGCAATACTTCTATGAACCGTGAAGATCTCAAGGTTTCTAATAATAGACTTGAGGAAATTGGGAATGGTGGTTTAAGTGGTAAACCTATCACAGATCGCTCTACTCAAGTTATAAAATACCTCTTTGATAAAAGTAACGGTTCTTTTCCAATTATAGGTGTAGGTGGTATACATAGCGCACAAGATGCATTAGATAAACTAGATGCTGGTGCCTCTTTAGTACAATTATACACTGGCTTTGTGTATGAAGGACCAAGTTTGATAAAGAAAATCAACAAATCTATTCTCAATAAAAATTTATAA
- a CDS encoding LytR/AlgR family response regulator transcription factor, with translation MNVLIIEDEKPSARRLNRMLGEINITVNEMLHSVEEAIVWFKKNKHPDLIFLDIQLSDGLSFEIFDQVEVKSAIIFTTAFDEYALQAFKLNSVDYLLKPIDDEDLANAVKKFKERTPATQNVALNFDDIRKLLGATPVDREYKKRFTTKIGSHIKMIPIDEIECFYSENKGTYAATIDGRNYLLDTTLELLENDLEPEVFFRVSRKYYININAIKDIISYTNSRLKIKLNHWNEHEIIVSRERVKDFKTWIA, from the coding sequence ATGAATGTACTTATCATTGAAGATGAAAAGCCTTCTGCAAGACGTTTAAATAGAATGCTAGGAGAAATAAATATTACTGTAAATGAAATGTTACACTCTGTAGAGGAGGCTATAGTTTGGTTTAAAAAAAATAAACATCCAGATTTAATATTTCTTGACATTCAGCTTTCTGACGGTCTATCATTTGAGATATTTGATCAAGTAGAGGTAAAGAGTGCTATTATTTTTACTACCGCCTTTGATGAATATGCACTGCAAGCTTTTAAATTAAATAGCGTAGATTATTTGTTAAAACCTATAGATGATGAAGATTTAGCTAACGCTGTAAAAAAGTTTAAAGAACGTACTCCTGCCACTCAAAATGTAGCTCTCAATTTTGATGATATAAGAAAACTACTAGGCGCGACTCCAGTAGATAGAGAATATAAAAAGCGATTTACAACAAAGATAGGATCTCATATAAAAATGATTCCCATAGATGAAATTGAGTGTTTTTATAGTGAAAATAAAGGAACTTATGCTGCTACTATTGATGGTCGTAATTACCTCTTAGACACCACGCTAGAGTTATTAGAAAATGACTTAGAGCCAGAAGTTTTTTTTAGAGTAAGTAGAAAGTATTATATAAATATAAACGCTATAAAAGATATTATTTCCTACACAAATTCTCGACTTAAAATCAAATTAAACCATTGGAATGAACATGAGATTATCGTGAGTCGTGAGCGCGTAAAAGACTTCAAAACATGGATTGCATAA
- a CDS encoding glycoside hydrolase family 13 protein translates to MSQLQSWWKEGIVYQIYPRSFKDTSGNGVGDLKGIIDKLDYIESLGVDIIWLNPIYDSPNDDNGYDINDYRKIMAEFGTMEDFDNLIRAMKSRGLRLIMDLVVNHCSDEHRWFTESRKSRENLYRDYFHWWPAEKGNPPKRWSYFDVKENAWKYDANTDAYYLHYFSEKQPDLKWENPLVRQEIFQMMHFWFQKGVDGFRMDVIPFISKDISYPEINANEPHEFIAYYANGPKVHEYLNEMNREVISKYDAFTVGEGPGIAIDQALDFVNEDRKEMDMFFHFDLMSLDRAPGEVFKMKDHKWNLSEFKKIFTDWDAAFANAGWGSLFLANHDFPRAVSRWGNDSKEHWKNSATLLHTFLLTMRGTPYIYQGDEIGMTNVQFSNIDEYRDINTFNRYEGVKNQGGDLEAFLENEKYAARDNARTPMQWSTSENAGFSTATPWIKLNSNYKNGVNVAQQIKEKNSVLSYFKKMVAIRKSNKALVYGKYKIIKPAHEQVYAYTRQEDDQRFLILLNFSDDLLRFSLPIDISYNRKIKLISNDKILDDKTFKEFALRPWQAIVYKLET, encoded by the coding sequence ATGAGTCAATTGCAAAGCTGGTGGAAAGAGGGAATTGTTTATCAAATTTACCCCAGATCCTTTAAAGATACATCTGGTAATGGCGTAGGAGATTTAAAGGGTATTATCGATAAACTAGATTATATAGAAAGCCTAGGGGTAGATATTATATGGTTAAATCCGATATATGATTCTCCTAATGACGACAATGGGTATGACATTAATGATTATCGAAAAATCATGGCTGAATTTGGTACCATGGAAGACTTCGACAATCTCATCAGAGCGATGAAATCACGCGGACTACGCTTAATTATGGACTTAGTGGTAAATCATTGTAGTGATGAACATCGATGGTTTACAGAGAGTAGAAAATCTAGAGAAAATCTTTATAGAGATTATTTTCACTGGTGGCCTGCAGAAAAAGGAAATCCCCCCAAAAGATGGAGCTATTTTGATGTAAAGGAAAACGCTTGGAAATATGATGCAAATACAGACGCATACTATCTTCATTATTTTTCTGAAAAACAACCAGATCTCAAATGGGAAAACCCATTAGTGAGACAAGAAATCTTCCAAATGATGCATTTTTGGTTTCAAAAAGGGGTGGATGGATTTCGGATGGATGTAATCCCGTTTATAAGCAAGGACATTAGTTATCCAGAAATCAATGCAAATGAACCCCATGAATTTATCGCTTATTATGCAAACGGGCCTAAAGTGCATGAATATCTAAACGAGATGAATCGCGAGGTGATTTCTAAATATGATGCCTTCACCGTAGGTGAAGGTCCGGGTATTGCAATAGATCAGGCATTAGATTTTGTAAATGAAGACCGAAAAGAAATGGATATGTTTTTTCATTTTGATTTAATGAGTTTAGACCGTGCCCCAGGTGAAGTTTTTAAAATGAAAGACCACAAATGGAACTTATCTGAGTTTAAGAAAATTTTTACAGATTGGGATGCAGCTTTTGCAAATGCAGGATGGGGATCACTATTCTTGGCAAATCACGATTTCCCAAGAGCCGTAAGTCGCTGGGGTAATGACTCAAAAGAACATTGGAAAAACAGCGCTACTCTTTTACATACGTTTTTGCTTACCATGAGAGGTACTCCTTACATTTATCAAGGAGATGAGATAGGGATGACTAATGTGCAGTTTTCAAACATTGATGAGTATAGAGATATTAATACATTTAACAGGTATGAAGGAGTAAAAAACCAAGGAGGTGATCTTGAGGCATTTTTAGAAAACGAGAAGTATGCTGCTAGAGATAATGCAAGAACACCTATGCAGTGGAGTACTTCAGAAAACGCAGGCTTCTCTACAGCAACTCCATGGATAAAACTCAATTCAAATTATAAAAATGGCGTCAACGTAGCCCAACAAATTAAAGAAAAAAATTCTGTACTTTCTTATTTTAAAAAGATGGTAGCGATTCGTAAGTCAAATAAGGCGTTAGTTTATGGAAAGTATAAAATTATAAAACCAGCACATGAACAAGTGTATGCGTATACACGACAAGAAGATGATCAAAGGTTTTTGATATTATTAAATTTTTCTGATGATCTCTTGCGGTTTTCTCTACCAATAGACATATCCTACAACCGTAAAATAAAACTTATATCCAATGATAAAATTCTCGACGACAAAACGTTTAAGGAATTTGCTCTTAGGCCCTGGCAAGCTATTGTATATAAACTAGAAACTTAA
- a CDS encoding 2TM domain-containing protein, with product MNSQDQKYQRAKKRIADEKGFYSHLFVYVVINILLQLFYAGFFIDKGFFGDMPWWVQFTTPFFWGLSLLFHWFWVFKNFKFFGYIKTWEERKIKQFMEEEEKIYNTKFTKDN from the coding sequence ATGAACAGTCAAGATCAAAAATATCAACGTGCAAAAAAGCGCATTGCAGATGAAAAAGGTTTTTATTCCCACCTTTTTGTTTATGTAGTTATTAATATACTACTACAACTATTCTATGCAGGATTCTTTATAGATAAAGGATTTTTTGGGGACATGCCTTGGTGGGTACAGTTTACAACACCCTTTTTTTGGGGCTTGTCTTTACTTTTTCACTGGTTTTGGGTTTTTAAAAACTTCAAGTTTTTTGGGTACATTAAGACTTGGGAAGAACGTAAAATCAAGCAGTTTATGGAAGAGGAGGAAAAAATATATAACACTAAATTTACAAAAGATAATTAG
- a CDS encoding LysE family translocator has translation MTESILAFIAATAILAFSPGPDNIYVLTQSVVNGSRSGLATTAGLITGCIVHTTLVAFGISAVIATSPHLFLAIKIAGAAYLLYIAYKVYGADAHITLAEGAPKKSYSALFKQGIIMNILNPKVTIFFLAFFPGFLWDPNDNTVYQFYTLGFIFMLESFIIFGGIALVAGRIAPVLKRNDTAGILLKWLQIFVFIGIAIFILF, from the coding sequence GTGACGGAATCAATTTTAGCTTTTATAGCCGCGACAGCAATTTTAGCTTTTTCACCAGGGCCTGATAATATTTATGTGTTGACTCAAAGCGTTGTTAATGGAAGTCGGTCTGGACTTGCCACAACGGCTGGTCTGATTACTGGGTGTATTGTACACACAACATTGGTTGCTTTTGGGATTTCTGCTGTAATAGCAACATCTCCTCACTTATTTCTAGCCATCAAGATAGCTGGGGCTGCCTATCTTTTATACATTGCTTATAAAGTATACGGTGCAGATGCACATATAACCCTAGCAGAAGGTGCTCCAAAAAAATCCTATAGTGCACTCTTTAAACAAGGAATTATTATGAATATTTTAAACCCCAAGGTGACCATATTCTTTCTAGCTTTTTTTCCAGGTTTTTTGTGGGATCCAAATGATAACACAGTGTATCAATTTTATACTTTAGGATTCATCTTTATGCTAGAGTCCTTTATAATTTTTGGAGGAATTGCATTAGTAGCCGGTAGAATAGCCCCTGTCTTAAAGAGAAACGATACTGCAGGTATTTTATTAAAATGGTTGCAAATTTTTGTTTTTATAGGGATAGCTATCTTTATTTTATTTTAA
- the pepT gene encoding peptidase T, which translates to MINKEALLNRFISYVTIDTESDPASETTPSTEKQWDLANKLKQELELMGMEEVSIDENAYVMATLPSNVSHEVPVIGFVAHFDTTPDFTGKNVQPQIWKNYDGGDLMLNKEQNIVLSPDYFDDLKQYRGQTIITTDGTTLLGADDKAGITEIMEAMQYLIAHPELKHGKIRVGFTPDEEIGRGAHKFDVEKFGAEWAYTMDGSQIGELEYENFNAAGAIVTIEGKIVHPGYAKGKMVNSMYIATDYINSLPRLETPEHTSGREGFFHLYDIDGGVDNTRLEYIIRDHDKGHFEARKEMMIKLAEELNSQLGKELVTVEIKDQYFNMREKVEPVMHIVDIAEEAMKSLNIAPLIKPIRGGTDGSQLSFMGLPCPNIFAGGHNFHGRYEYVPLESMVRAVEVIVKITEITAQRSK; encoded by the coding sequence ATGATCAATAAAGAAGCATTACTCAACAGATTTATAAGCTACGTTACTATAGACACAGAAAGTGATCCAGCTAGTGAGACCACACCAAGTACCGAAAAACAATGGGATCTCGCAAACAAGCTAAAACAAGAGCTAGAATTAATGGGAATGGAAGAGGTTTCTATTGATGAGAATGCTTATGTAATGGCAACGTTACCTAGTAATGTATCACATGAGGTACCTGTTATTGGTTTTGTTGCTCACTTTGATACAACTCCAGATTTTACTGGAAAAAATGTGCAACCACAGATTTGGAAAAATTATGATGGTGGTGATTTAATGCTTAATAAAGAACAAAACATCGTTCTCTCTCCAGATTATTTTGACGATCTCAAACAATACAGAGGTCAGACTATTATTACAACTGATGGTACCACATTATTAGGTGCTGATGATAAAGCAGGAATTACAGAAATTATGGAGGCGATGCAATACCTCATTGCGCACCCAGAGCTAAAACACGGTAAAATACGTGTTGGATTTACTCCAGATGAAGAGATAGGAAGAGGCGCACATAAATTTGACGTTGAGAAATTTGGTGCAGAGTGGGCTTACACCATGGATGGGAGTCAGATAGGTGAGTTAGAATACGAAAACTTTAATGCAGCAGGCGCTATAGTCACTATTGAAGGTAAAATTGTACACCCTGGGTACGCAAAAGGAAAAATGGTGAACAGTATGTACATCGCTACAGACTATATTAATAGCTTACCGAGATTAGAAACTCCAGAACACACCTCTGGTCGTGAAGGCTTCTTCCATTTGTATGATATTGATGGTGGTGTAGACAACACACGATTAGAGTATATTATAAGGGATCATGACAAAGGGCATTTTGAAGCTCGCAAAGAAATGATGATTAAACTAGCTGAAGAACTTAATAGTCAACTAGGGAAGGAACTTGTGACTGTTGAAATCAAAGATCAATACTTCAATATGCGTGAGAAAGTAGAACCGGTAATGCACATTGTAGATATTGCAGAAGAAGCTATGAAATCATTAAATATAGCACCATTAATTAAACCTATACGCGGTGGTACAGACGGTTCACAATTATCATTTATGGGATTGCCGTGTCCTAATATTTTTGCAGGAGGTCATAACTTTCATGGGCGTTATGAATATGTGCCCCTCGAAAGTATGGTACGCGCAGTTGAGGTGATTGTAAAAATTACAGAAATTACAGCTCAACGCAGTAAATAA
- a CDS encoding aspartate carbamoyltransferase catalytic subunit: MSELSVNHLLGIKYINEADIDLIFKTADHFKEVINRPIKKVPSLRDITIANLFFENSTRTKLSFELAEKRLSADVINFSAAASSVKKGETLIDTVNNILSMKVDMVVMRHPNPGAGVFLSKHIKASIVNAGDGAHEHPTQALLDSYSIREKLGDVAGKNVVIVGDILHSRVALSNIYALKLQGANVKVCGPKTLLPKYIESLGVEVELNLRKALEWCDVANMLRVQNERMDISYFPSTREYTQQYGVTKEILESLDKEIVIMHPGPINRGVEITSDVADSEHAIILDQVQNGVAVRMAVIYLLASKIKQ, encoded by the coding sequence ATGAGCGAGTTAAGTGTCAATCATTTGCTAGGGATAAAATATATTAATGAAGCAGATATTGATCTTATTTTTAAAACTGCAGATCACTTTAAAGAGGTGATCAATAGACCTATTAAAAAGGTTCCTTCCTTACGTGATATTACCATCGCAAATCTTTTTTTTGAAAATAGTACCCGTACTAAACTTTCTTTTGAGCTTGCCGAAAAAAGATTAAGTGCAGATGTAATAAACTTTAGTGCAGCAGCTTCTTCAGTAAAAAAAGGAGAGACTCTTATTGATACGGTTAATAATATCTTATCCATGAAGGTGGATATGGTTGTAATGCGCCACCCTAATCCAGGAGCGGGTGTATTTTTGTCAAAACACATAAAAGCCAGCATTGTAAATGCTGGAGATGGCGCCCACGAACACCCTACACAAGCATTACTAGATAGTTATTCTATAAGAGAAAAGTTAGGTGATGTAGCAGGTAAAAATGTGGTTATTGTAGGCGATATTTTACATAGTAGGGTTGCTTTATCAAACATTTATGCCTTAAAACTTCAAGGAGCAAATGTAAAAGTGTGTGGTCCAAAAACCTTACTTCCAAAATATATAGAATCGCTAGGAGTTGAGGTAGAGCTTAACTTACGTAAAGCTCTAGAGTGGTGTGATGTAGCAAATATGTTGCGGGTACAGAATGAACGAATGGATATTAGTTATTTTCCTTCTACCAGAGAGTACACACAACAGTATGGCGTTACTAAAGAAATTTTAGAATCCTTAGATAAGGAGATTGTTATCATGCACCCAGGGCCCATTAATAGGGGGGTCGAAATCACAAGTGATGTGGCAGATTCAGAACACGCAATCATTTTAGATCAAGTCCAAAATGGTGTAGCTGTAAGAATGGCTGTGATATATCTATTAGCATCAAAAATTAAACAATAA
- a CDS encoding ribonuclease Z: protein MASNLHVTILGCYAAAPGSFKNPTSQVLEIRNHLFLIDCGEGTQVALRKNKIKFARIKHIFISHLHGDHFFGLMGIVTTFSLLKRTAPLTIYGPKGIKEIVLLQLKLTKGFTSYPLQFRELDNKEPELLFEDEKVTVTTIPLKHRVYTNGFLFREKEGERTLNINACLNLEIDKVYYSKIKQGGNITLEDGTIINNREITYDPPPPKSYAYCSDTAYKEEIVRQIKEVTALYHESTFLNSHINLCKPTGHSTAAQAAQIAAQANVGHLLLGHYSIRYGDLNLFLEEASPFFDNVHLTDDGKTFTF from the coding sequence ATGGCTAGCAATCTACACGTTACTATTTTAGGTTGTTATGCAGCAGCACCTGGAAGTTTTAAAAACCCTACTTCTCAAGTGTTAGAAATTAGGAATCATCTATTTCTAATAGATTGCGGTGAGGGAACTCAAGTTGCTTTGCGTAAAAACAAAATTAAGTTTGCCCGCATAAAACATATCTTTATTTCTCATTTGCATGGTGATCATTTTTTTGGGTTAATGGGGATAGTTACCACCTTTAGTCTACTAAAACGTACCGCACCACTTACAATATATGGTCCTAAAGGAATCAAAGAAATAGTTTTATTGCAACTTAAACTCACAAAAGGATTTACGAGCTATCCTTTACAGTTTAGGGAATTAGACAACAAAGAGCCTGAATTACTTTTTGAGGACGAAAAGGTAACAGTAACAACCATCCCACTTAAACATCGGGTATATACTAATGGTTTTTTATTTCGTGAAAAGGAAGGCGAGCGTACCTTGAATATTAACGCTTGTCTCAATTTAGAAATAGATAAAGTTTATTATTCAAAAATAAAACAAGGAGGAAATATTACGCTAGAGGATGGAACGATCATTAATAATAGAGAGATCACGTATGATCCTCCACCTCCTAAGAGCTATGCTTACTGTAGCGACACAGCTTATAAAGAAGAGATAGTTAGACAAATAAAAGAAGTAACGGCTCTATATCATGAAAGTACATTTTTAAATAGTCATATAAACTTATGTAAACCTACAGGTCATAGTACAGCGGCTCAAGCAGCACAAATTGCTGCACAGGCAAATGTAGGTCACTTGCTTTTGGGACATTATAGCATACGTTATGGTGACCTAAATTTGTTTTTAGAAGAAGCAAGTCCATTTTTTGATAATGTACATTTGACAGATGACGGTAAGACCTTTACATTTTAG
- a CDS encoding LETM1-related biofilm-associated protein → MNPSAPGWIQKHFPNFLSYLEKYPMDDEAFYKALGSIGFIYGHSVDTLIVSTSKQLKWTTQEKTKINLFDALSFTYYDTIESATQTDCIQSIVNFYLLLDKRENYFINIKIGSDSPQSRLEKIIHQRVQTNESTLQKNFSHLITNALAYIDILSFEHYLLTQEDPYHYAKNLESILTQSIWVALRQKEEKHLYNQLLIKLFESSVRYNTLVKETHTTIDQIDLSSIQEPLEKKYLLDLCSLSLWDDQTVDPHEKVFLMDLCKSLELNENSYQLSITAVKDFLKAHSEDISYLNYSNPVKHFYNQTTATVKNLISRNSKRLAQEISESGTLVKLLTQSTVRDLSKEERKLVKNQLLDICKSIPSLAIFLLPGGGILLPLLIKFIPKMLPSAFNENLED, encoded by the coding sequence GTGAACCCATCTGCTCCTGGCTGGATACAAAAGCATTTCCCTAATTTTCTAAGTTATTTAGAAAAGTATCCTATGGATGATGAAGCTTTTTATAAAGCTTTGGGGAGTATTGGTTTTATTTATGGACATTCTGTTGACACTTTAATAGTAAGTACCTCTAAGCAACTCAAATGGACCACTCAAGAGAAAACAAAAATTAACCTGTTTGATGCATTATCCTTCACCTATTATGACACCATTGAAAGCGCTACTCAAACAGACTGTATACAGTCTATCGTTAATTTTTATCTTTTACTTGACAAAAGAGAAAATTACTTTATAAATATTAAAATCGGTTCAGATTCTCCACAGTCTCGATTAGAAAAAATAATTCATCAGCGTGTGCAAACTAATGAATCTACGTTGCAAAAAAACTTTAGTCATCTCATTACAAATGCCTTAGCATATATAGATATTCTAAGTTTTGAACATTATTTACTCACGCAAGAAGACCCCTATCACTACGCAAAAAATCTAGAATCTATCCTTACCCAATCTATATGGGTTGCCTTACGTCAAAAAGAGGAAAAACATTTATATAACCAACTGCTTATTAAATTATTTGAAAGTTCTGTACGCTACAACACGCTAGTAAAAGAAACACATACTACTATTGACCAAATTGATCTATCAAGCATACAAGAGCCTTTGGAAAAAAAGTATCTCCTAGATTTATGTAGTTTATCATTGTGGGACGATCAAACGGTAGATCCACACGAAAAAGTATTTTTAATGGACTTATGTAAGTCCTTAGAACTTAACGAAAATTCGTATCAATTATCAATAACGGCTGTAAAAGATTTTTTAAAAGCACATAGTGAAGACATCTCATATCTCAACTACAGTAATCCTGTAAAACATTTCTACAATCAAACCACAGCTACCGTGAAAAATTTGATAAGTAGAAATAGCAAACGTTTAGCGCAAGAAATTAGTGAGAGTGGCACGCTCGTAAAATTACTGACCCAATCAACTGTACGAGATTTATCTAAAGAAGAACGAAAGCTAGTTAAAAATCAACTATTGGATATTTGTAAAAGTATTCCTTCACTTGCCATTTTTCTTTTACCTGGCGGTGGCATTCTGCTTCCTCTTTTGATAAAATTTATTCCAAAAATGTTACCAAGTGCATTTAATGAAAATCTAGAAGATTAA
- a CDS encoding ribonuclease Z, with protein MKITSKDKYTILADDRGSVADFATHLEFIVPKHYDQYNLIIDLLKYEDLSLEQLIAFLKLSNYQRADKKSFVIVNKNINYDFIPDEMVVVPTIQEAIDVIEMEEIERDLGL; from the coding sequence ATGAAGATTACCTCAAAAGATAAGTATACGATCTTAGCAGACGATCGTGGTAGCGTAGCAGATTTTGCAACACATTTAGAGTTTATAGTGCCTAAACATTATGATCAATATAACTTAATAATTGATTTATTAAAATATGAAGATCTGTCTTTAGAGCAATTAATTGCATTCTTAAAACTCTCTAACTACCAGCGAGCAGATAAAAAATCATTTGTGATTGTTAATAAAAATATCAATTACGATTTTATTCCTGATGAAATGGTTGTGGTTCCTACAATACAAGAAGCAATAGATGTGATTGAAATGGAAGAGATAGAGCGAGATCTCGGTTTATAA
- the pyrR gene encoding bifunctional pyr operon transcriptional regulator/uracil phosphoribosyltransferase PyrR, with protein MSQKVLLNATEITIILNRLACQLIENHTDFKETVLIGIQPRGVYLAERMKQLLVSEYRIDDVKLGYLDITFYRDDFRRNEKTLEANKTKIDFIVENKKVVFIDDVLYTGRSINAALTAVQSFGRPLEVELLCLIDRRFSRHLPIQPDYKGRQVDAINDEKVKVCWMENEGEDTVYLVKS; from the coding sequence ATGAGCCAAAAAGTACTTCTTAATGCTACAGAGATTACCATTATTCTCAATCGGCTGGCTTGTCAATTAATAGAAAATCATACTGATTTTAAGGAAACAGTTCTCATAGGCATACAACCCCGTGGAGTATATCTAGCAGAACGTATGAAACAATTACTTGTTTCAGAATACAGGATTGATGACGTAAAACTGGGGTATCTCGATATTACATTTTATAGAGATGATTTTAGGCGTAATGAAAAAACTTTAGAAGCAAATAAAACTAAAATTGACTTTATTGTAGAAAATAAAAAAGTTGTATTTATAGATGATGTATTGTATACAGGAAGAAGTATTAATGCTGCTCTTACTGCAGTACAAAGTTTTGGAAGGCCTCTAGAAGTTGAGTTACTATGTCTAATTGATAGACGTTTTTCTAGACATTTACCTATTCAGCCTGATTATAAAGGGCGACAGGTAGATGCAATTAATGATGAAAAAGTAAAAGTTTGCTGGATGGAAAATGAAGGAGAAGACACTGTTTATCTAGTTAAAAGTTAA
- a CDS encoding Lacal_2735 family protein, with product MFGMFKKKSALEKLQIQHKKVLEEAYVLSKTDRAASDALYVKAADLEKKLSSIS from the coding sequence ATGTTTGGAATGTTTAAAAAGAAATCAGCTTTAGAAAAATTACAGATTCAACACAAAAAAGTATTAGAAGAAGCCTATGTACTATCAAAAACTGACAGAGCAGCTAGTGATGCTCTTTATGTAAAAGCTGCAGATCTAGAAAAAAAGTTAAGCTCCATATCTTAA
- a CDS encoding 2TM domain-containing protein translates to METNQEKYLRALDRVKQIKKLYSKIINSLILVALIAGVNYYVNELRNPWFLWVAGFSFLGIVIETFKVYGTSLFLGKGWERRKIKEQMEKEDQDTKTNFIRK, encoded by the coding sequence ATGGAAACAAATCAAGAAAAATACCTGAGAGCTTTAGATCGCGTTAAGCAGATTAAGAAATTATATAGCAAAATTATAAATTCGCTCATTTTAGTAGCCCTCATTGCTGGTGTTAATTATTATGTGAATGAATTAAGGAATCCTTGGTTTCTTTGGGTAGCTGGCTTTTCCTTTTTAGGAATTGTTATAGAAACTTTTAAAGTTTACGGTACTTCTTTATTTTTAGGTAAAGGATGGGAACGGCGTAAGATCAAAGAGCAAATGGAAAAAGAGGACCAGGATACTAAAACAAATTTTATAAGGAAATAA